The window AAAGCGATCACCGGGGTTTGGTGTACGTAAGATTAATCCATTCTTACAAACCTCAAAATCCAACCAGGCTTCAAAAGCGTTCCTGGTAGACTTGCGCATCTCTTCGTAAGGTTGACCCATGACCCGTTCCACCTGCAGTATCCATCTTTCATTAACTTTTATCATACCCGAATCGGGCAGGTCAGCCCTCTCTCGACCACTAAATTGCGGATACTCGTCAACAGGGGGTAGCGCCGAGCTTTTCACCAGGTATCCCCGTTCCGTATCCTTGAAGCAGTTCACCAGTTTGTTAATGCTTCGGTGCGTGAGGTGGGGAGTCAAGAAAACGTTGATAATTTCTTCAACCTGGGGAAATTCAAGCGTTGGCAAGCCTGAGTATAAGCACTGGAAGGCGCGCCGAACGATCCGCCGACGCATTGCTTGCGGGAGATTTCGGAATTGCGATAAATCCAGCCCTACGACGTCCGAATCTACGAGACGAATTGTTTGCTTCCAGGCAAGTTCTTCTTGTTCCTTCAGCACCTCTTCTTCATCTGCCAGGAGTTGAGCAGTTTGCCAGAGCAACTTACGGATCGAAGGGTTGTATTTTTCCAAAACAGGGAGAAGGTTATGACGAATCCGATTACGGGTATAGGTGGGATCAAAATTCGACTGATCGATAAAGGGCTCAATGCCCTTCTGCGAAAGGTATTCCAGGATCTGAGAGCGCCAGACAGACAGCAAGGGTCGTACCAGCGGAATGGTATCGCTCCATGGATTTGGCAGCGCAACAACGCTCATTCCGCTCAAGCCTCTGCTCCCTGCACCTCGTAACAGGTGCATCAGAACGGTTTCAACCTGATCGTCAGCCGTATGGGCAACCAGCACAGCTCTGGCTTGACTTTTCTCCGCCTCTCCAAAAAGAAATCGATAGCGGCACTGGCGCGCCGCTTCCTCAATGGTTAAAGAATGCTCTTTTGCATAGGTTGCAACGGCAATTCTTTGAGCGATGAAGGATGCGCCGATCTGATTCGCCCAATTGCGCACACCTTCTTCCTCCTCATTTGCAGAGGGACGCAATTGATGGTTCAAATGAGCAATCAGCACCTTCCAATCCAACTCTTGCAGGAGCATCA is drawn from Anaerolineae bacterium and contains these coding sequences:
- a CDS encoding tRNA(Ile)-lysidine synthetase, with the translated sequence MLSAIRRVLQEICQLERSDLLLVGVSGGPDSLALMMLLQELDWKVLIAHLNHQLRPSANEEEEGVRNWANQIGASFIAQRIAVATYAKEHSLTIEEAARQCRYRFLFGEAEKSQARAVLVAHTADDQVETVLMHLLRGAGSRGLSGMSVVALPNPWSDTIPLVRPLLSVWRSQILEYLSQKGIEPFIDQSNFDPTYTRNRIRHNLLPVLEKYNPSIRKLLWQTAQLLADEEEVLKEQEELAWKQTIRLVDSDVVGLDLSQFRNLPQAMRRRIVRRAFQCLYSGLPTLEFPQVEEIINVFLTPHLTHRSINKLVNCFKDTERGYLVKSSALPPVDEYPQFSGRERADLPDSGMIKVNERWILQVERVMGQPYEEMRKSTRNAFEAWLDFEVCKNGLILRTPNPGDRFAPLSMGGRTAKLADIFINRKIPVWLRKTYPLVCNETEILWLPGYTISHSARLTPESRTAVHLRLLQQSMATQELIREN